A region of Panthera uncia isolate 11264 chromosome D4, Puncia_PCG_1.0, whole genome shotgun sequence DNA encodes the following proteins:
- the RFK gene encoding riboflavin kinase gives MRHLPYFCRGQVVRGFGRGSKQLGIPTANFPEQVVDNLPADVSTGIYYGWASVGSGDVHKMVVSIGWNPYYKNTKKSMETHIMHTFEEDFYGEILNVAIVGYLRPEKNFDSLESLISAIQGDIEEAKKRLDLPEHLKLKEDTFFRVPKSKIMNGH, from the exons ATGAGGCACCTGCCGTATTTCTGCCGCGGCCAGGTGGTGCGGGGCTTCGGCCGTGGCTCCAAGCAGCTGGGCATCCCTACAG CTAACTTTCCGGAACAAGTAGTTGACAATCTCCCAGCTGATGTATCCACTGGCATTTATTATGGTTGGGCCAGTGTTGGCAGTGGAGATGTTCATAAGATGGTGGTGAGCATAGGATGGAACCCGtactacaaaaatacaaaaaagtccATG GAAACTCATATCATGCATACCTTCGAAGAGGACTTCTATGGGGAAATCCTCAATGTGGCCATCGTTGGCTACCTCAGACCTGAGAAGAACTTCGATTCTTTAG AGTCCCTTATTTCAGCAATTCAAGGTGATATCGAGGAAGCCAAGAAACGACTAGATTTACCAGAACATTTGAAATTGAAAGAAGATACTTTCTTCCGGGTTcctaaaagcaaaataatgaatGGCCACTGA